A region of Argentina anserina chromosome 5, drPotAnse1.1, whole genome shotgun sequence DNA encodes the following proteins:
- the LOC126793446 gene encoding uncharacterized protein LOC126793446: MEPQEQQQHHPETLPPSSTMPPPTCCKCGGPTALAAPPPNYRPIRAPAINTPPNNNSQQAIILAPVPQPKPVPPISPPFHFQPPSKQIQSPDDIRRFHDSPSGQHFLGFVVALSQSIRSKKISDPCHVSPVTSTLVSILDTLLCWVGEIPPTQQAARYGNVSYRVWHDRVVQNAPHLMLKFLPPHLEPSTVEIVPYFTDAFGNPSRIDYGTGHETNFAAWLYCLARMEVIKEEDYPAVVARVFVKYLELMRKLQLVYCLEPAGSHGVWGLDDYHFLPFIFGSSQLIDHKYMKPKSIHNDDILENFSEEYMYLSGVAFVKKVKKGPFSEHSPLLDDVSGVPNWNKVNSGMLKMYKVEVLEKVPIMQHFLFGWLIKWHYSSLEVALEYFRCGADKISIGSDAVYAAEEYLRTGVKSGKSSLEQISRVYGNQAVVVSIDPRRVYVKNQNDVKFKTIRVTNPGPNGEEYAWYQCTIFVLKVSGGWEGRPIGAYELAKAVEELGAGEILLNCIDCDGQGKGFDIDLLKLISDAVTIPVIASSGAGSV, from the exons ATGGAACCCCAAGAGCAGCAGCAGCACCACCCCGAAACCCTACCGCCCTCCTCCACCATGCCGCCCCCAACCTGCTGCAAATGCGGCGGCCCCACCGCCCTAGCCGCCCCTCCCCCAAACTACCGCCCCATCCGCGCCCCCGCCATCAACACCCCCCCAAACAATAACTCCCAACAAGCCATCATCCTCGCCCCGGTCCCACAACCCAAACCGGTCCCACCCATCTCTCCCCCCTTCCACTTCCAACCCCCCTCCAAACAAATCCAATCCCCCGACGACATCCGCCGCTTCCACGACTCCCCCTCCGGCCAGCACTTCCTCGGCTTCGTCGTCGCCCTCTCCCAATCCATCCGCTCCAAGAAAATCTCCGACCCCTGCCACGTGTCCCCTGTTACATCCACCCTCGTCTCGATCCTCGACACCCTCCTCTGCTGGGTGGGCGAGATCCCGCCGACCCAGCAGGCCGCGCGGTACGGCAACGTGTCCTACCGCGTCTGGCACGACCGCGTGGTCCAAAACGCCCCTCACCTGATGCTCAAATTCCTCCCTCCCCATCTCGAGCCTTCCACGGTCGAGATCGTCCCTTACTTCACCGACGCCTTCGGAAACCCTAGCCGGATCGACTACGGCACCGGCCACGAGACCAATTTCGCGGCGTGGCTCTACTGCCTGGCCAGAATGGAGGTCATCAAAGAAGAGGACTACCCCGCCGTGGTGGCTAGAGTGTTCGTCAAGTACCTGGAGCTCATGAGGAAGCTTCAGCTGGTCTATTGCCTTGAGCCGGCGGGGTCTCACGGCGTTTGGGGCCTTGATGACTACCATTTCCTGCCCTTCATTTTTGGCTCGTCGCAGCTGATTGATCACAAGTACATGAAGCCGAAGTCGATTCACAATGACGATATATTGGAGAATTTTTCAGAGGAGTATATGTATCTTTCCGGGGTGGCGTTTGTGAAGAAGGTGAAGAAGGGGCCTTTTTCGGAGCATTCACCGTTGTTGGATGATGTTAGTGGTGTGCCGAATTGGAACAAGGTGAATAGTGGGATGCTGAAGATGTATAAGGTTGAGGTCTTGGAGAAGGTGCCGATTATGCAGCATTTCCTGTTTGGCTGGCTCATCAAATG GCACTATTCTAGCTTGGAAGTTGCTTTAGAATATTTTAGATGTGGGGCTGATAAGATCTCTATTGGAAGTGATGCTGTTTATGCTGCAGAAGAATATTTAAGAACTGGA GTGAAAAGTGGAAAAAGTAGCTTAGAGCAGATATCTAGAGTTTACGGTAATCAG GCTGTGGTTGTAAGCATTGATCCTCGCAGAGTGTAcgtcaaaaatcaaaatgatgTAAAATTTAAAACTATAAGAGTAACAAACCCAG GTCCAAATGGCGAAGAATATGCTTGGTATCAGTGTACA ATTTTTGTCCTTAAGGTTAGTGGTGGGTGGGAAGGCAGACCAATTGGAGCTTACGAGCTTGCAAAAGCAGTTGAGGAGCTTGGAGCTGGAGAAATTCTGCTAAACTGCATCGATTGTGATG GTCAAGGGAAGGGATTTGATATAGATTTACTAAAGCTGATCTCTGATGCTGTCACCATTCCCGTGATTGCAAGTAGTGGTGCCGGTTCTGTTTAA